The genomic interval ACTGTCAAAGATGCCGGAGTCTCACGAAAACTTCTTTTGCAATCTGCAGCATTTCTATGAGACGAGCGATAACATCTTTGTACATGCTTGCTACGAGTATCACTTGCCCATGGACCAACAGTCCGAAGAAATGATGTTTTGGAGTCATCTGACCCACCCGCTGCCTCCGCCACATTCCAGTGGCAAGCGGGTGTTCGTCGGACACACACCTCAACCCGGCGGCGTCGTTTTGGACATGGGCTATCTGGTTTGCGTCGATACCTATTGTTTCGGTCATGGGTATCTCACCGCCATGAACGTTGCGACCAACGAGATGTATCAAGTTGATCGCAAAGGGTTTCGCAGGCGAGTTCCCGCGGAGGATTTTATCGCTGGCGTGCGGTGGGCGTGGAAACGTGTCCGCAAGCTGATTCGCTCGTCACCAGTGGAGCAGAGAGACGCATGATGCAAGGACGCGGGTTGGTCGGAACGAGGCCACAGGCGGGAGGCGACGACGTGGACGATCTGCCGGATGATTCCTCAGACGATTCGTCGGCGCATGGTTTCAAGCCGTCACCGCTGTTTCATCAGCCACAATTGCGTTGGACGATCATCGGTATCTCATGCATTGTGATTAGTGTCGCGATCGCGATCGCATTCGATGCAAAGCCGACTTCGATTTTGATCGCCACGGTCGCATCGGCGTTCTTGGTGGGAACGATTCTGTGTCTAGTGCAGATCAATCGATGGGAACAAGCCGGTTTGTTTTACGACGACCAGCACGCCGAGTCAGCGAAATGGAGTTCCCGCTGGAGAGCATTGCATGCGCAGTCGCAACAGACTGTCACCGTGCTGTCACACCTGACCGATGGCGTCATCATGCTCTCAGCCGACACGCAAATCTTGTTGATCAACAGTTCTGCTCGGCGTTTGTTGGCGCTTTCGCCGGATCACGTTTTGCTCGGACGCCGACTTGCGGAAATCGTTCGTGTGCCGGAGATCACCCATGCCGTCCAACAGTCTCTCAAGAACGCAACGGTTGGCAGAAAGTCGCAAACCCGTGAGCTGACCGACAGTATCAACCAAATCGAAATCATCGATGGTGCCACCGTGCGTCCGATCAGCGTTCGGATCAATCGCATCTCCGACTCGTCCGACAGCAATTTGATTTTGCTGATCAGGGACGAAACGGATGCCCAGCGTGTCGAAGCGATCCGACGAGAATTCATCGCCAATGT from Stieleria varia carries:
- a CDS encoding sensor histidine kinase produces the protein MMQGRGLVGTRPQAGGDDVDDLPDDSSDDSSAHGFKPSPLFHQPQLRWTIIGISCIVISVAIAIAFDAKPTSILIATVASAFLVGTILCLVQINRWEQAGLFYDDQHAESAKWSSRWRALHAQSQQTVTVLSHLTDGVIMLSADTQILLINSSARRLLALSPDHVLLGRRLAEIVRVPEITHAVQQSLKNATVGRKSQTRELTDSINQIEIIDGATVRPISVRINRISDSSDSNLILLIRDETDAQRVEAIRREFIANVSHELKTPLAAIKGYAETAELAIEDDPQAASHFVRQIGGQCLRLEKLVADMMQLARAQSSRENLDIVPISLEQVVEKSMTSFHPIAEAKGVALSFLRDETSGDHEHLKVLSDAEATLTISNNLISNAIRHTPSGGHVQIRVERRDNHVALVVSDDGEGIQAKELDRIFERFYRVTKARQPKDGGSGVGLSIVKNLARALNGQVNVKSSPGKGSTFEVLLPAVLSD
- a CDS encoding metallophosphoesterase family protein, which encodes MRRFVIGDIHGCSKALRTLIETIAPTPEDEIVFLGDYVDRGPDSRGVIDQVIELQEQCRVVALLGNHEIMLRGVAMRGLDPKVWLASGGHATVASYGGSLSKMPESHENFFCNLQHFYETSDNIFVHACYEYHLPMDQQSEEMMFWSHLTHPLPPPHSSGKRVFVGHTPQPGGVVLDMGYLVCVDTYCFGHGYLTAMNVATNEMYQVDRKGFRRRVPAEDFIAGVRWAWKRVRKLIRSSPVEQRDA